One Tolypothrix bouteillei VB521301 DNA window includes the following coding sequences:
- a CDS encoding Crp/Fnr family transcriptional regulator encodes MQSPSSFSEASRPFLTWQRILDWAQEHYRCRTFSKDERIPARPGLLYLVQRGAIRMVGTAQVSATASQLTSRRINRTPEEAFLGFVGAGQPFEIVAQSPFTLQSYAHVDQTAVLWMYWHDLDNWPHFRREVMDAFRYQHQRKLLWLSALGQRRTIDRLLGFLTLLIEEYGEPAMSETDPDVIRGYCLPFPLTHAQIGSAIGSTRVTVTRLMGKLRQRGLILTQGDNLICLPAESINRAS; translated from the coding sequence ATGCAATCTCCATCCTCCTTTTCTGAGGCATCTCGTCCTTTTTTGACTTGGCAACGGATTCTTGACTGGGCTCAAGAACACTATCGCTGCCGCACCTTTAGCAAAGATGAACGCATTCCAGCCCGTCCTGGTTTGCTGTATCTAGTGCAAAGAGGTGCGATCCGTATGGTGGGAACTGCCCAAGTTAGCGCTACTGCAAGTCAGCTCACCTCTCGACGCATCAACAGAACACCAGAAGAAGCTTTTCTGGGTTTTGTGGGTGCCGGTCAGCCCTTTGAAATTGTTGCTCAGTCACCATTTACACTCCAGTCTTACGCCCACGTAGACCAAACAGCAGTGCTCTGGATGTACTGGCACGATCTAGACAACTGGCCTCACTTCCGCCGGGAAGTTATGGACGCTTTTAGATACCAGCACCAACGCAAACTGCTGTGGCTGAGTGCTCTAGGACAACGCCGCACAATTGACCGTCTCTTAGGATTCCTCACACTGCTTATTGAGGAATACGGAGAGCCCGCAATGAGTGAAACAGATCCCGATGTGATTCGCGGCTATTGCCTGCCTTTCCCCCTCACCCATGCCCAAATTGGCAGTGCCATTGGTTCAACACGTGTCACCGTCACCCGCTTGATGGGCAAATTGCGTCAGCGGGGCTTAATTCTCACTCAAGGCGATAATCTCATCTGCTTGCCAGCAGAGTCGATTAATAGAGCTAGTTAG
- a CDS encoding PstS family phosphate ABC transporter substrate-binding protein produces the protein MAAKNETAVLALTLIITLGLLGIVYWWLSTSGIIASSFSNKGTWQVKQSNYQNFSQVPKVPSGLFSYGGSTTWAPIRKDVDPAIQTVFPEFQLRYTNPTTGAPGSGSGIKMLLDNQLAFSHSSRPIKNQEYQQASQRGFTLREVPVALDGIAIAVHPELNVPGLTVAQIKDIYTGKITNWKSLGGPDLPILPYSRRLEEGGTVEFFSENVLGGEQFGTNINYIPTTTQALREVARNRGSIYYASAPEVVGQCTVKPLPLGKSSDTFVPPYQEPFIPLSECPKQRNQLNAVAFQKDQYPITRRLFVIIKQEGNSDQQAGEAYTNLMLTNQGQELIAKAGFVRIR, from the coding sequence ATGGCTGCTAAGAATGAAACCGCAGTTTTAGCTCTAACTCTAATAATTACACTGGGATTATTAGGTATAGTTTATTGGTGGCTGAGTACTTCTGGTATCATTGCGAGTTCTTTCAGTAATAAGGGGACATGGCAAGTCAAACAATCGAATTATCAAAATTTTTCCCAAGTCCCAAAAGTGCCATCGGGATTATTTAGTTATGGCGGTAGCACAACTTGGGCACCCATCAGAAAAGATGTCGATCCAGCAATTCAAACTGTCTTTCCCGAATTTCAATTGCGGTACACTAACCCTACCACAGGGGCACCGGGTTCAGGAAGCGGTATAAAAATGCTTCTTGATAACCAACTAGCTTTTTCTCATTCCTCACGCCCCATCAAAAACCAAGAGTACCAACAAGCAAGCCAACGGGGCTTTACACTGCGAGAAGTTCCAGTCGCACTCGATGGGATTGCGATCGCAGTGCATCCAGAACTGAATGTACCAGGTTTAACTGTCGCCCAAATCAAAGATATTTACACGGGCAAAATAACCAACTGGAAGTCCTTAGGAGGTCCCGATTTACCCATTTTGCCTTACTCCCGACGTTTAGAAGAAGGGGGAACCGTTGAATTTTTCAGTGAAAACGTTTTAGGCGGCGAACAGTTTGGGACTAACATAAACTATATTCCTACAACAACACAAGCTTTGCGAGAAGTCGCGAGAAACCGAGGAAGTATTTACTATGCTTCCGCACCGGAAGTTGTCGGACAATGTACAGTTAAGCCCCTACCGCTAGGAAAATCTTCAGATACATTTGTACCACCCTATCAGGAACCATTCATTCCGCTATCTGAGTGTCCAAAACAACGGAACCAATTGAATGCAGTTGCGTTCCAGAAAGACCAATACCCCATTACCCGAAGATTATTTGTAATTATCAAACAAGAAGGTAATAGCGACCAACAAGCAGGAGAAGCTTATACCAATCTCATGCTGACAAATCAAGGTCAAGAATTAATTGCTAAAGCTGGATTTGTGAGAATTCGTTAA